From Penaeus vannamei isolate JL-2024 chromosome 40, ASM4276789v1, whole genome shotgun sequence, the proteins below share one genomic window:
- the LOC138860273 gene encoding uncharacterized protein PF3D7_1120000-like: MPVQVPGNSGKTPERSGVAGVASRFTSPVVMILPEKDAQIVYEPEEDAQKIVYEPEKDAQEDAHKVVYEPEKDAQEVVYEPEKDVKEAVYEPEKDVKEAVYEPEKDAHKVVYEPEKDAQEVVYEPEKDAQKIVYEREKDAQKAVYEPEKETQEAVYEPEKETQEEVVHEPESRRWITMP; the protein is encoded by the exons ATGCCGGTGCAAGTACCGGGCAACAGTGGGAAGACCCCAG AGAGGTCAGGTGTTGCCGGTGTTGCCTCTAGGTTCACTTCTCCTGTTGTAATGATTTtacccgagaaggacgcccaaatagtctatgagcccgaggaggacgccCAAAAAAtagtctatgagcctgagaaggacgcccaagaa gacgcccataaagtagtctatgagcccgagaaggacgcccaagaagtagtctatgagcctgagaaggacgtcAAAGAAGcagtctatgagcccgagaaggacgtcAAAGAAGcagtctatgagcccgagaaggacgcccataaagtagtctatgagcccgagaaggacgcccaagaagtagtctatgagcctgagaaggacgcccaaaaaATAGTCTATGAGcgcgagaaggacgcccaaaaagcagtctatgagcccgagaaggaaacccaagaagcagtctatgagcccgagaaggaaacccaagaGGAGGTCGTCCACGAGCCTGAGAGCAGGAGGTGGATTACGATGCCATAA